CAAATAGAACAAAATGTAATAATGCTTGTTAAAAAAAGCAGGAAAACATTACCCAGAGAAGGTACTAGAAAGCTAATGAAATCCTTACATAATGATTTTAGGAAACAGAATATAAATATAGGTAGAGACCAGTTATTTAGAATCTTAAAAGAAAATAATTTGTTAATTAGAAGGAAAAAATATTCTTCTAAAACAACCAACTCTTACCATCGTTTTTATAAATATAAAAATATCATAAAAGACCTGATCATTAATAGACCTAACCAAGTTTGGGCTTCGGATATTACCTATATAAGAACTATAAATGGATTTTGTTATTTAGCACTTATTACTGATATGTATTCAAGAAAAATAGTAGGCTATGATATTAGTGATAGTTTAGAACTTAAAGGCTGTGTTAGAGCTTTAAATAAAGCTATTTATCAAACTAAAAATACCGAAGAAATCATACATCATTCTGATAGAGGAATACAATATTGTAGCAATGTTTATACTCAAATTTTGAAAAGAAAAAAGATACAAATCAGTATGACCCAAGAAAATCATTGCTACGAAAACGCAATGGCCGAAAGAGTTAACGGAATTTTAAAAGATGAATTCTTCCTCGACCAAACATTTACAAATATCAATCACGCCAAAAAAGCAACAAAAAATGCAATCAAATTATATAATAATAAAAGATTACATTTATCTTTAGATTATAAAACACCTAATTACGTGCACAAAAATGTAGCATAAATTTTAATAATTAACTGTAGCCCTATTTTAGGACGAGACAATGCAACAGACACAAGATGTATAGATCATAGTCTCCCTCCGGTCAGCAATGACCCATACACAGAACGCCAGTAGTGATAGATATTTTTATTTTTCGGGATACTACTCATCAATAAGTACGTTATTTAATCTGGGTTTGGTTTTTTCTACTTTGTGTTGAACTTCTTTCAGTTGATTCATCATTTCTGACATATCTTGGAACATAAATTTAAAATATTAAATTAGCAGGTAACAAAATCACTTCTTTATATAGTAATGATGAAATCTTTAAACTCATGAAAAAAATCATACAACTTACCACAATATTTAGTATTATTTTTGTGTTCGCATGTAAAAATCAATCCATGAGAAATACGGATGCCAAAGCTCCAATTGCAGAAAAACAAGTTAAAAAATTGAGCATTCACGGAGATACAAGAATAGATAACTATTTCTGGATGCGTCTGACGGATGAGCAGAAAACAGCAAAAAAGAAGGATGAGCAAACCCGGAAAGTAGAGGCATACCTGCGTGCTGAAAATGCTTATTTTGATGAGGTAACAGTCTATACGAATGCTTTTCAGGAGAGCTTGTTCCGGGAAATGAAAAGCAGGATTAAAGAAGATGATACTTCCGTGCCTTATAAAGAGAACGGATATTTTTATAATACTCGTTATGAAAAAGGAAAACAATACCCTATCTATACTCGTAAGAAAGAAACCTTAGAAGCTTCGGAAGAAATCATGTTCGACGTGAATACTGAAGCTAAAGGATATGACTATTTTCAATTGGGAGGACTTAACGTAAGCCCAAATAACAAACTGGTTGCTTTTGCTGTAGATACTTTAAGTAGAAGACAGTATGTGATCAGAATTAAAAACCTGGAAACAGGAGAGGTCTATAAAGACGAAATAAAGAATACTACCGGAGGTTCGGTATGGGCAAATGATAATAAAACACTGTATTATACATTGAAAGACCCCATAACCTTAAGAAGTTCGAAAATTTTTAAACATACCCTGGGAACAGATACTTCCGAAGATGTTGAAGTTTTTCATGAAGACGATGACACTTTTAACACCTATGTATATAAGACAAAATCAAAAAAATATATTGTAATTGGTTCTTACAATACCGTATCTTCCGAATATAGAGTTCTGTCTGCCGACAATCCGAAAGAAGCATTTAAAGTCATACAATCCAGAGAGCGTGATTTGGAGTACAGTATTACTCATTTTGAAGATTCTTTTTATATACTTACAAATAAAGACAATGCTAAGAATTTTAAGTTAATGAAAACTCCCATAGCTAAAACAGGTAAAGAAAACTGGGTAGATATCATTCCGCACAGAGAGGATACGCTATTGGAGGATATGTCTATTTTCAAAGAATACCTGGTTTTGGAAGAACGTCATAACGGGTTAAGTAAAATAAGAATAAAACGTTGGGACGGAACAAAAGATGAGTACTTGCCTTTTGATGAAGAAACCTATTCTGTACAAGTATACATAAACCCTGAATTTGATACGGATATTTTCCGGTATTCTTATAATTCATTTACAACTCCTAATGCTGTGATTGATTACCATATGAAAGATCGGTCAAAAGAAATCAAAAAAGAACAGCAAGTATTAGGAGGGAAGTTTGATAAATCGAATTATAAAAGTGAACGTGTTTGGGCAACAGCCAGAGATGGTAAAAAAGTAGCCATTTCATTAGTGTACCATAAAAATACAAAGCCGGGTAAAAATACTCCTTTACTGCAATATGCATACGGATCATACGGATATACCATTCCGGACGGATTCTCAACTACACGTTTAAGTTTGTTAGACAGAGGTTTTGTATATGCTCTTACACATGTCAGAGGTGGTCAGTATTTGGGAAGAGACTGGTATGAAGACGGAAAAATGCTATATAAAAAAAATACATTTAACGATTTTATTGACTGTTCCAAGTTTTTGATTGATGTGAGCTATACTTCACCGGAACACTTATATGCCATGGGAGGATCCGCAGGAGGTTTGCTAATGGGAGTTATTGCAAATATGAATCCGGAATTGTATCATGGAATCGTAGCGACCGTACCTTTTGTCGATGTCGTTTCAACGATGCTGGATGAATCAATTCCGTTAACTACAGGAGAGTATGATGAATGGGGAAACCCTAAAAACAAAGAATATTATGATTATATTCTCTCGTATTCCCCGTACGACCAAATAGCAGCAAAAGACTATCCGAATATGCTGGTAACAACGGGCTATTTTGATAGCCAGGTACAATACTGGGAACCCGTAAAATGGGTTGCAAAACTAAGAGCATTAAAAACAGATTGTAATATTATTACATACAAATATGGATACCGGACACGGCGGAGCTTCAGGTAGGTTTGATGCCTTAAAGGAGACAGCAAGAGATTATACTTTTTTATTGGCATTAGAAGACAAGTTGGAGCAAATAAATTAGTTGATTTATAAATTACATCCGGTTTAAAATCATTACGAAATAGGTATATTTGAGCCGGGTACAGTAACTTTGTTATTTTTGATGCTGGTATGTATAATGAGTTATAAAAGGAATGATAAGAAATCAACAAATTACCAATAGTTTACTAGATCTTATTGGAGAGACACCACTGGTTCAACTACATCGAATTACTGAAGAACTTCCAGGAAGGTATTATGCAAAAATAGAAGCATTTAATCCCGGGCAATCTGTCAAAGATAGAATTGCCTTGTATATTATTGAAAATGCGGAAAAGGAAGGGATCCTTAAAGCAGGGAATACCATTATAGAAACTACTTCCGGCAATACCGGATTCAGCTTGGCTATGATTGCTATGCTAAAGGGGTATACATGTAAGTTAGCCATAAGTGATAAGTCGTCTAAAGATAAAGTAGATGCACTTCGGGCTATGGGAGCAGAAGTATATGTCTGTCCGGCTAATGTTGCTGCAAACCACTCCAAATCGTATTATGAAGTGGCTAAGAGAATTCATAGAGAAACACCAAATTCAGTATACATCAATCAATATTTTAATGAGTTAAATATAGAGGCACATTACGCTACTACCGGTCCGGAAATTTGGCAACAAACCGAAGGCAAAATTACACACCTGGTAGCAGCGAGTGGTACGGGTGGCACTATCTCGGGAGTAGGAAAATATTTAAAAGAACAAAATCCGAAGGTTAAAATATTAGGCGTGGATGCTTTTGGTTCGGTATTGAAAAAATATCACGAAACCGAGGAGTTTGATGAAAATGAAATTTATCCGTACAAGATAGAAGGGTTAGGGAAAAACTTAATCCCTACCGCTACGGATTTCTCCGTAATTGATTTTTATGAAAAAGTGACAGATAAAGATGCAGCGTATAAAGCCAGAGAAATAGTTGCCAAGGAAGGTTTTTTTCCGGGATATACCTGTGGAGCGGTTATGCAAGCTATCGAACAATATGCACAAAAAAAAATTTTTGATACCGAAAGTCTTGTCGTATTAATTTTCCCGGATCACGGATCTCGTTATATGAATAAAATTTATAGTGATGAATGGATGCGAGAGCAAGGTTTGTACGACTCAAAATTCGCTCAAACCCCTAAGGTAAAATACATTAAATAATAAAAACTACTTCCGGAACGTATTCTTTTTGATATTAAACTCATTTAAAGTTCTATAATTGACTATAAAACTTTAAATGAGTTCATCTTTCTCAAGTACATATAGTTTTCAAACTTGAAACTACTCTATCACATCGCTCCCCATTCTTTTAACGAAGCCATATTCATCTCAATATAATTACTGTTGTCAGCAGCTTTTGCTCCTTCCAGAGATTTTTTTGCAATTTCAATAGCTTTTTTCTTTTTACCCATTTTTGCGTAAATCAAAGATTGTTGTCTCAATTGCCAAAAACCGGGTTTTTCAAACATAGACATTGCTTCTTCCATCCATTCACCGGCTTTTTTAATGTCTTTATTATTTTCACTGTAATAAACCGCTGCATTGTAATAATCGCCTGCCTTTGGAGAAGCACTCATAACATCTGCAATGTTTGCCATTACAATTTTATCCGTAGGTACTTCAAATGTTACCCCGACATAGGTGTTTTCCCATAATAGCCCTAAAACAGCGGATGTATTAGTAATATCATCAACTGAAATGGTAAATGTTTCAATTTTCATGGGCATTTTATAGGTATCTACCTTTAATTTTGCAGCTACCTTAGCTTCATTCCATTCTTTTGGAACCCCCCAATTTTTAGTATCCGTATAGAAGATAACATCCCAGGATTTTTCATTAGGTATGATATACAAGGCATAGGTTCCTTTTTTTAGAGGATATCCGCTGAGAGTGATGTCAGTACTGAAAGTAATTTTGGTGTTTTCATTGGCGCCGGTTCTCCATGTCTTGCCATATTTTACCAGTCCGCCAAAGATTCTCCTCCCTTTCACACCCGGTCTGGAATATGTTACGGTTACATCAGTCAATCCAACCTTTTGTGTCTGGGTACCGGCCGGACTTGGTTGAGGTGTTGTTATTTGCGCTTTTATAGATAAAGACATCGCAATAACGAGTAAATTTAATAATACTTTATTCATAAATGATGAGTTTTAATTTGCGCTATAAAAGTACAACTAAAGAATGATTCAAATGTTAACAAAAGCTTAAAATAGGGCGATGTATATTTGCAAAAACAGTTTTGAGATGAAAGAATATATAGCTGAGTTTATCGGGACATTTTCTATGGTTTTTTGCGGAACCGGTGCAATGGTCATTAATGAAATAACCGGAGGTGATGTAACACATGTTGGAATTGGTATTACCTGGGGGTTAATTGTAATGGCAATGATTTATGCTTTTGGCGATATTTCCGGAGCACATTTTAATCCGGCAGTTTCTATTGCATTTGCGTATGCAAAAAAGTTTTCCTGGAAAAAAGTACCTAAATATGTAATGGCTCAAATATTAGGGGGCTTTTTGGCCAGTTTGATACTTTGGTTTTTATTTCCTGCCAGTGAAGATTTGGGGGCTACTGTTCCCAAGATAGCTATCTGGAGGGCATTTGTACTGGAACTTTTGCTTACCTTCTTTTTAATGGTTGTTATTATTAATGTGTCCACAGGTAGCAAAGAGATAGGAATTATGGCAGGAATAGCAGTTGGAGGAGTTATTTTATTGGAAGCTCTGTTTGCGGGCCCTGTTACAAGTGCTTCCATGAATCCGGCACGCTCATTAGGGCCCAATATCATTTCAGGAAATATACAAGGATTGTGGTTATATATGACTGCACCCATACTCGGTGCTATTTTAGCAGTCGCCAGTTGTAAGCTGGTAAAAGATGGTAATTGTTGTGAAGATTGTTAGTTAAATTTTTGGTTATTGAGATACCTAAATAAGATTGCCTTTTACACTTTTTAACTTTCTAACTTTTCTACTAAATTTCAACATTACATCAAATGGATTCATTTTTTGTATTATAAAGTAACTATAACACCTGTACTCCGTTTTTAATAGTTTTTGAACTTTGAAGTAAAACTACTTCCCCGGTGTTGTTATATACTCCTAAAACCAGACATTCACTCATAAAGTTAGCTATTTGTTTTGGCTTAAAATTTACGATGGAGGCCACCTGCCTGTTTAATAATTCTTCTTTGGTATAAAGATGTGTTATTTGAGCACCGGATTTTTTGATACCCAGATCACCAAAATCGATATGTAGTTGATAGGCCGGTTTATGAGCTCCCGGAGAATCAGCTACTTCTACAATCATACCTATCCTGATATCAACTTTTAAAAAATCTTCAAATGTAATTTCTTCTTTCGTCTTCATTTTGCTGGTGCTAATCTTTTGATTAAATATAGGAATTATATCCAGTTGTTACGAATCAGCAAATTTTCGATATGTGCAAAATGATGGTTGGCATGCCAGGCATATTTGCCAATATTTTATCTTAAGCTAATTTTGCTTTGATCCGAAGGATGAATGAAAGTTCGCTCCAGTTGCTCATTAGTCAGACCCTTTAACAGATAAACCAATTTGGCATGAACCGCCTTTAGATGACATATGGATGGAGCAATAGGTGCCGATTTACTGTCAAATAACGTGGCCCAGTCTTTTTCTTCATAGGCTTTGATTACGGGATTTTCTTCTGTTAGTGCCCACTTAAAACGCACATAACTATTATGGTGGCTGTCTGCACAGTGATGTACTACTTGTCTTACCGTCCAACCACTATTTCTGTAAGGTGTATCTAACTGTTCTTCGGAGAGGTTCACGACCAAATTTTCTAATCTTGTAGGGAAATGTTCCAAAACAGCAATCCATTCCTTTTTATGTTGATCCGTAATAACATCCGGAGCTGTAAATTTTCCGATAGGATATTGTAATTTTTTCAATGACTATTCTAATTTATGTTTCTTTAAAAATCTTTTGGAACTCCTGTTCTCAGGATTTATAGATAATGCTTTTTTAAAATTGGCAATGGTATTCACCGTATCTTTTATATACCAATACGCTTCTCCCAAACTATCATAAGGATTTGATTTATAAGGATACAAAGCTACATTGATCTTAAAAATTTCTATGGCATCTTCGAATTTTTTTTCTCTTATCATCGCATACCCCAACCTGTTTAAAACCCACTCTTCAATGGCCGGGTCTAAAGAATCTTTTTCTTTAATGGCCAAATATCCCCTCAAAGCTTTATCATATTCTTTACTTTTTATATACTCATGAGGAGTTTTTGCCCCTTTTTCTAATTTAATGAAGGTAAACTTTTGCTCGTTATGTTCCCTTTTGGGAGCTAATTGAATATGCATTTCCGGAGTAGAAACAAAAACTAATTTTTCATTCATTTCTTTTAGATAAAAAGCAGAATCATTCACCTTTACAGGTGTCATATCTTGCCCTCTCCATTTTACTTTTAATTCTTTTTCCGCAAAATAAATTTCTATTACTTCATCGGAATTAAAAAGATATCTGCCCTCGGTATTTTTTATAAATTCTGCTGTATTTTCAGAATTTACACAACTGATGATCATAAAACTAATCCATAAATAAGCAAAACGTGGATCAAGACTAATTGTTGTGTTTATGCAAAAATTGTAGTTAATCTATAGAGGAAGAATTCTGTGTTTTTGACCCCTCTAAATTGTAATCTAAAGGCTTTGATTTTGGCATTGAAAGATTCTGCCGCTGCATTAGTACTTCTATTAATGAAGTAATTCAATATTGATCTATAGTTAAGCCTGATAGAGTTTGCTATGGTATTAAAAGCCTTGTATGCTGTTTGTTCTACATCTTTATACCAATGCGCTAGTTTTGTATAAGCGACTTGTATTGAGTTTGCTGTGTTGAAGATATTTCTAAGTCCTTGTACGAGCTTAAAAGCTGTTTTGATATCAGGATATCTTTTAAAGAGGATGTTAGCTCTTACTCTTTGATCTTCTGTCCAATTACTTGGTGCTTTGTAGAGTAAGTATCTGCTTCTAGCCAAGAGTTGCTTTATGGTATCTCCATTTTCTAATATTTCAGGGTAATATTCTTTGTTATTGGTTTTGGCAAGTTTGATCCGTTCATTTTCTGTATCTATGGCTTCCCATCGATGTTTGATCCTAATTTCTTGAAGTGCTTCTAGAGCTAGTTTCTGTACATGGAATCTATCGGTTACTTGTATGGCTTTGGGGAAACACCGTTTGGCAATCAGCTTCATGGAGTTCGCCATATCTAGGGTAATTTCTCTGACCTTGTTTCTTTTCGCAGATGAGATTTTAAATAGGTGTTTGATAATAGGTTCTGCTTTGGTAGTAGCTATGATCGCCACAATACTTCCTTTCTTTCCTTTAGCTTTTTTATTGGTAACGATGGTGTAGAGTTCTCCTTTTGATAAGGCTACTTCGTCGATAGATAATCGAGTTCCTATATTCTCAGGGAAGATCAACCACTCTTTGGCATGAGACTTTTCCTTCCACTGTTTAAACTCACTCAAATAATCTCGATACTGCCTTTGGAACTTCTTCCCATTCACGCCATAGATTCTTGCAATGGTTTTGCAATCACTCTTCTCAGTATCGACTAATCTCTTTTAAAAAAGCAGCAAACTCACCTGTCATGCGAGTTCCCTGAGCTACTAGATTCCAATCTCTTTGAATGATTTGCCTAGTCTCTTTATCTAACCATCTACGTCGCCTTACGTGAAGATACACAGTGTTTCCACGCAAAGGAAAGTCTTCAATAGTAATCTCTTTGTGGAAACCATGAGCAATTACATTAGGATTTATGACTTCTTTAGGAACAACATTACGCTCTTCAAAATACAAATGAAGTTCCTCATTTCGATGAGTGTGTCTTACCAAATCAAAATGTTCTACGAGCATCTCAGGTAAGATGAATTTTAAAAGGTCTAAGGATAATTCCAATCTCTGTTTTTTTTTACAAAGATCAAAACTTTAATTCAATCCACACAAAACTTTTGACCCTGATCCCTAATTGCTTCGTTTCACTCGCAAAGACACACTTCATTCAATCTTCAATTAACAATTAATCTTCATCTGAACTCACACACAACTTTTGTGACTGATCCCAAAACGTTTCATACATTGATTTTGACAGTAAATATATTAAAAACTCGCTTAAATTCAAAAAGTTTAAACGAGTTCATTACTTTAACATTAGATGAATAAATGGATTTAAAAAAATTAAGAATTAGCCTCATAGCTTTTTTATAAGTTTTTACAAACGTATATTATTTTTTTTGAAATAAAAAAATGTAAGACAAATTCATCTCAGTTCTTTATTCCTAAAAACAATTGAAGTTAAATTTACCGAATTTTAAACTTTCAAACTTTTTAACGTTAAAAAATAATTTCATCAGGATTTTATGACATGAGTAATATTTAGTAATTTGCAGGTTTCAGGGATGATTTCTCTCCCACGCTGAATTTTCGGGTTCTTCGAAAGGATAAAGGTATAGTAGGAATGGTTATTTTATCAATTTAAAAACTATTAAAATGGCTGTTTTAGAACACATGACTTCACAAGAAGCAATTAATTTGGAAAATATATATGGAGCACACAATTATCATCCGTTACCGGTGGTGTTGAGTAGAGGAGAAGGGGTTTATGTATGGGATGTGGAAGGAAAAAAATACTATGATTTTTTATCGGCTTATTCTGCTGTCAATCAGGGTCATTGCCATCCTAAAATTGTAAATGCAATGATAGCGCAAGCACAAACTTTGAGTTTGACATCAAGAGCATTTTACAATGATATGCTGGGGAAATATGAAAAATTTGCCACCGCTTATTTTGGTTTTGACAAATTATTACCTATGAATACCGGGGCAGAGGCTGTTGAAACGGCATTAAAGTTGTGTAGAAAATGGGCATACGAAGTAAGAGGAATTAGAGAAAACGAAGCGCAGATTATTGTCTGCGAAAATAATTTTCACGGCAGAACGACTACTATTATTTCCTTTTCCAATGATCCTGTAGCACGTGAAAATTTTGGACCTTATACTAAGGGCTTTATCAAAATACCTTATGATGATCTTTCGGCATTAGAAAAAGTGTTGGAAAGCACGTCTG
This window of the Flavobacteriaceae bacterium genome carries:
- a CDS encoding IS3 family transposase; the encoded protein is MKIAPINRKKRRYAIATICNAFELKRDAYYKYQKRFVLKKQIEQNVIMLVKKSRKTLPREGTRKLMKSLHNDFRKQNINIGRDQLFRILKENNLLIRRKKYSSKTTNSYHRFYKYKNIIKDLIINRPNQVWASDITYIRTINGFCYLALITDMYSRKIVGYDISDSLELKGCVRALNKAIYQTKNTEEIIHHSDRGIQYCSNVYTQILKRKKIQISMTQENHCYENAMAERVNGILKDEFFLDQTFTNINHAKKATKNAIKLYNNKRLHLSLDYKTPNYVHKNVA
- a CDS encoding DDE transposase is translated as MARIYGVNGKKFQRQYRDYLSEFKQWKEKSHAKEWLIFPENIGTRLSIDEVALSKGELYTIVTNKKAKGKKGSIVAIIATTKAEPIIKHLFKISSAKRNKVREITLDMANSMKLIAKRCFPKAIQVTDRFHVQKLALEALQEIRIKHRWEAIDTENERIKLAKTNNKEYYPEILENGDTIKQLLARSRYLLYKAPSNWTEDQRVRANILFKRYPDIKTAFKLVQGLRNIFNTANSIQVAYTKLAHWYKDVEQTAYKAFNTIANSIRLNYRSILNYFINRSTNAAAESFNAKIKAFRLQFRGVKNTEFFLYRLTTIFA
- a CDS encoding MIP family channel protein gives rise to the protein MYICKNSFEMKEYIAEFIGTFSMVFCGTGAMVINEITGGDVTHVGIGITWGLIVMAMIYAFGDISGAHFNPAVSIAFAYAKKFSWKKVPKYVMAQILGGFLASLILWFLFPASEDLGATVPKIAIWRAFVLELLLTFFLMVVIINVSTGSKEIGIMAGIAVGGVILLEALFAGPVTSASMNPARSLGPNIISGNIQGLWLYMTAPILGAILAVASCKLVKDGNCCEDC
- a CDS encoding transposase, whose amino-acid sequence is MELSLDLLKFILPEMLVEHFDLVRHTHRNEELHLYFEERNVVPKEVINPNVIAHGFHKEITIEDFPLRGNTVYLHVRRRRWLDKETRQIIQRDWNLVAQGTRMTGEFAAFLKEISRY
- a CDS encoding tRNA-binding protein produces the protein MKTKEEITFEDFLKVDIRIGMIVEVADSPGAHKPAYQLHIDFGDLGIKKSGAQITHLYTKEELLNRQVASIVNFKPKQIANFMSECLVLGVYNNTGEVVLLQSSKTIKNGVQVL
- a CDS encoding pyridoxal-phosphate dependent enzyme, giving the protein MIRNQQITNSLLDLIGETPLVQLHRITEELPGRYYAKIEAFNPGQSVKDRIALYIIENAEKEGILKAGNTIIETTSGNTGFSLAMIAMLKGYTCKLAISDKSSKDKVDALRAMGAEVYVCPANVAANHSKSYYEVAKRIHRETPNSVYINQYFNELNIEAHYATTGPEIWQQTEGKITHLVAASGTGGTISGVGKYLKEQNPKVKILGVDAFGSVLKKYHETEEFDENEIYPYKIEGLGKNLIPTATDFSVIDFYEKVTDKDAAYKAREIVAKEGFFPGYTCGAVMQAIEQYAQKKIFDTESLVVLIFPDHGSRYMNKIYSDEWMREQGLYDSKFAQTPKVKYIK
- a CDS encoding DUF2911 domain-containing protein — protein: MNKVLLNLLVIAMSLSIKAQITTPQPSPAGTQTQKVGLTDVTVTYSRPGVKGRRIFGGLVKYGKTWRTGANENTKITFSTDITLSGYPLKKGTYALYIIPNEKSWDVIFYTDTKNWGVPKEWNEAKVAAKLKVDTYKMPMKIETFTISVDDITNTSAVLGLLWENTYVGVTFEVPTDKIVMANIADVMSASPKAGDYYNAAVYYSENNKDIKKAGEWMEEAMSMFEKPGFWQLRQQSLIYAKMGKKKKAIEIAKKSLEGAKAADNSNYIEMNMASLKEWGAM